One genomic region from Caballeronia sp. M1242 encodes:
- a CDS encoding CsgG/HfaB family protein — translation MNNNTFRTAALGATLAAAILLTGCVTAPMPSAGNATLTPPTRVTRDLTHLPPPKGKIYAAVYGFRDLTGQYKPSPDSSFSSQVTQGGASFLVKAMRDSGWFQPVERENLQDLLTERKIMRALETPDDKKNAIPQIGALAPANIVLEGGIVGYDSNIRTGGAGVAYLGISASQQYRVDQVTVNLRAVDIRNGTILNSVSTTKTIYSIQVDTGVYRFIGFKDLLQAEIGMTRNEPQQLCVNEAIESALVHLIVQGVANQTWALKDMRDWYDPTMQRYLQENQGYAQTMEDVNPPYSAVKIDPPKTLGS, via the coding sequence ATGAACAACAATACATTCAGGACCGCCGCGCTCGGCGCCACGCTTGCTGCCGCGATCCTACTCACCGGCTGCGTGACCGCGCCGATGCCTTCGGCAGGCAATGCCACGCTGACGCCGCCGACACGCGTCACGCGCGATCTCACGCATCTGCCGCCGCCGAAGGGCAAGATCTATGCAGCCGTGTACGGCTTTCGCGACCTGACCGGTCAATACAAGCCGTCGCCGGACAGCTCGTTTTCGTCGCAAGTCACGCAAGGCGGCGCGTCGTTTCTGGTGAAGGCCATGCGCGATTCCGGCTGGTTTCAGCCGGTCGAACGCGAGAACCTTCAGGACCTGCTGACCGAACGCAAGATCATGCGTGCGCTCGAAACGCCCGACGACAAGAAGAACGCGATACCGCAGATCGGCGCGCTGGCGCCAGCGAACATCGTGCTGGAAGGCGGCATCGTCGGCTATGACTCGAACATCCGCACGGGCGGCGCGGGCGTCGCGTATCTCGGCATCTCGGCGTCGCAACAGTATCGCGTGGATCAGGTGACCGTGAATCTGCGCGCGGTGGATATCCGCAACGGCACCATTCTCAACAGCGTATCGACGACCAAGACCATCTACTCGATTCAGGTGGATACGGGCGTGTATCGCTTCATCGGCTTCAAGGATCTGTTGCAGGCCGAGATCGGCATGACGCGCAACGAGCCGCAGCAGTTGTGCGTGAACGAGGCGATCGAATCGGCACTCGTGCATCTGATCGTGCAGGGCGTGGCGAACCAGACGTGGGCGCTCAAGGACATGAGGGACTGGTACGACCCGACGATGCAGCGCTATCTCCAGGAAAACCAGGGTTACGCGCAGACCATGGAAGACGTGAACCCGCCGTATAGCGCGGTGAAGATCGATCCGCCGAAAACCTTGGGAAGCTAA
- a CDS encoding curli assembly protein CsgF: protein MKTKALVRSAMLACALSMPLLMPLAAHATTLVYEPVNPNFGGNPLNGVNLLNEANAQNKYKDPSLADYGTSGQSTLDQFNTQLQQAILSRVASSISSSIVGTDGTLHPGTINTGNFSIAITQVTGGNLQVTTTDKTTGASTTFIVGNGQ, encoded by the coding sequence ATGAAAACCAAGGCGCTTGTCCGCAGCGCGATGCTCGCCTGCGCGCTCTCGATGCCGCTTCTGATGCCGCTTGCTGCTCACGCGACGACGCTCGTCTATGAGCCGGTGAATCCCAACTTCGGCGGCAATCCGCTCAACGGCGTGAATCTGCTGAACGAAGCCAACGCGCAGAACAAATATAAGGATCCGTCGCTCGCGGATTACGGCACGAGCGGACAGTCCACGCTCGATCAGTTCAACACGCAGTTGCAGCAGGCGATTCTGTCGCGCGTGGCGTCGTCGATTTCGAGCTCGATCGTCGGCACCGACGGCACGCTGCATCCGGGCACCATCAACACGGGCAACTTCTCGATTGCGATCACGCAAGTCACAGGCGGCAATCTGCAAGTGACGACGACCGACAAGACGACCGGCGCATCCACCACTTTCATTGTCGGCAACGGCCAGTAA
- a CDS encoding CsgE family curli-type amyloid fiber assembly protein has product MCIIALSVVASHAFAQDVEPIPAAHAEPSVAAQPLISLPTTPTPSPVGKTTPLPAANGAPLSPRGTVNASESLEKSATLAGTPRARTADVTGQKPLDDALGGVVTTDTVTLAGQDFYNWFAQAWSAIPLSERYVVSVHERPSARYGSLVWVEFGQRRVFQAFLPIARANVRPVAEGAAQVAFQNVMQADLTRLLFRDADMANDEL; this is encoded by the coding sequence GTGTGCATCATTGCTTTATCGGTCGTAGCAAGCCACGCATTTGCTCAGGATGTCGAACCGATTCCGGCCGCGCATGCAGAGCCGTCCGTTGCCGCGCAGCCGCTCATTTCGCTTCCGACGACGCCGACGCCGAGTCCGGTCGGCAAGACGACGCCGCTGCCAGCCGCGAACGGTGCGCCGCTTTCGCCGCGCGGCACGGTGAACGCATCCGAGTCGCTCGAAAAGAGCGCGACGCTCGCGGGAACGCCACGCGCCCGTACAGCCGATGTCACGGGCCAGAAGCCGCTCGACGATGCGCTCGGCGGTGTCGTGACCACCGACACGGTGACGCTCGCAGGGCAGGACTTCTATAACTGGTTCGCGCAGGCATGGAGCGCGATTCCGTTGAGCGAGCGTTACGTCGTGTCGGTCCACGAGCGTCCTTCCGCGCGCTACGGCAGCCTCGTATGGGTCGAGTTCGGTCAGCGTCGCGTCTTTCAGGCGTTCTTGCCGATCGCGCGGGCCAACGTGCGGCCGGTCGCTGAAGGCGCGGCACAGGTGGCGTTCCAGAACGTCATGCAGGCAGACCTCACACGCCTGCTCTTTCGCGACGCCGACATGGCGAACGACGAACTCTAA